The following coding sequences are from one Pseudomonadota bacterium window:
- a CDS encoding DNA alkylation repair protein, with protein sequence MKKLKEIRLLLKKHQQKSNDKTALFYKTGAGDYAEHDQFIGVRVPDLRKIAKEFAGLTLAEMQSLIESPINEERLLCLLILVQQYQNAEGQTKDDLYHFYMGNLNYVNNWNLVDASAHLIVGAHLLTADKSVLLALAKSQIMWQRRIAIVATWYFIRSDQLGWTFKIAELLLNDPHDLIHKAIGWMLREAGKRNQEMLIAFLDQYGCQMPRTMLRYAIEKFPEPQRQEYLKRKGESKNCIKRTDS encoded by the coding sequence ATGAAAAAACTCAAAGAAATTAGATTGCTTCTAAAAAAGCATCAACAAAAATCAAATGATAAAACAGCTTTGTTCTACAAGACTGGCGCTGGTGACTATGCAGAGCACGATCAATTTATAGGTGTGAGAGTTCCAGATCTGCGCAAAATTGCCAAGGAGTTTGCAGGCCTAACGCTTGCAGAAATGCAATCTCTTATTGAATCGCCAATCAATGAAGAAAGACTGCTTTGTTTGCTGATCTTGGTGCAACAATACCAAAACGCTGAAGGTCAAACCAAAGATGATCTGTACCATTTTTACATGGGCAATTTGAACTATGTAAACAATTGGAATCTTGTAGATGCCTCTGCTCATCTTATTGTAGGCGCTCATTTATTAACGGCAGACAAAAGCGTACTTTTGGCTTTAGCAAAATCACAAATTATGTGGCAGCGGCGTATTGCCATCGTTGCAACCTGGTATTTTATTCGCAGCGACCAGTTGGGATGGACCTTTAAAATTGCCGAATTGCTTTTAAACGATCCCCATGATTTGATTCATAAAGCTATTGGCTGGATGCTCAGAGAAGCTGGTAAACGAAATCAAGAAATGCTCATAGCATTTCTTGATCAATACGGTTGCCAAATGCCAAGAACAATGCTGAGATACGCAATAGAAAAATTTCCAGAGCCCCAAAGGCAGGAGTATTTGAAACGAAAGGGTGAATCGAAGAACTGTATTAAGAGAACCGATAGTTGA